The following are encoded together in the Flavobacterium haoranii genome:
- a CDS encoding TonB-dependent receptor, whose product MKKLFFIVIVLVTHIVNAQTARIKGVILDEFNAPVEGVTINVNKTGTVSDATGFFLIEVPANIDLTITFTHISFKKSTLKLNLKPNEDFELNPVMSSKVEQIGEVVLVGTSNKKRIEGVTAIDPVIIRKIPGANAGVENIIKTLPGVYSNNELSTSYAVRGGNYDENLVYVNEIEVYRPFLIRSGQQEGLSFTNTDMVENVDFSAGGFQAKYGDKMSSVLDITYRTPKKFKAGLEASFLGGSLTFEGISKNNKWSNITGIRYRDNSLLVNSQDTETNYRPQFADIQTLFNYNASTKWQWSFLGNISQNKYHYQPLTRQTNFGTINEPIALLVYYEGQEKDEYLTLFGAVKSVYQYNDKNKLKFFVSTYHTQEQEYYDILAQYRLGEVDANIGSETFGDVIYTRGVGGQLTHARNDLDALIVNVETKGFHELNEKSQIEWGIKYTREDIRDRIVEWEVIDSAGFSLPAPILEYQNDQPYNSYNGPLAPYHNIRATNFTKIDRISGYAQWNRRGNIGAHQYWLNAGVRAHNWQVESEEGKGKSQITFSPRAQFAFKPNWKKDMLFRLSSGLYHQPPFYRELRDADGMVQPNVKAQQSFHVVLSNDYSFKMWNRPFKLVSEAYYKSMTNVNTYTIDNVRIRYKADNNAEAYAYGFDARLNGEFVPGTESWFSFGYLKTEENYDNKGYIARPTDQRLKFGLLFQDYMPNIPNVKINLNLVYNTGLPGGSPSYADPYDYQFRLKDYTRADVGFLYAFKDETIKSDKKWLRRFNELSLGLEIFNLFNNQNAITNTWVRDVYTKSQYGIPNYMTTRVFNLKLVARL is encoded by the coding sequence TTGAAAAAATTATTTTTTATTGTAATAGTTCTTGTAACTCACATTGTTAATGCTCAAACTGCGAGAATTAAAGGTGTAATTTTAGACGAATTCAACGCACCAGTAGAAGGTGTTACAATTAACGTTAATAAAACGGGAACTGTTTCAGATGCAACAGGTTTTTTCTTAATTGAAGTTCCTGCAAATATTGACTTAACGATTACTTTTACGCATATTTCTTTTAAAAAATCGACTTTAAAACTCAACTTAAAGCCCAACGAAGATTTTGAATTAAATCCAGTTATGAGTTCAAAAGTGGAACAAATTGGCGAAGTGGTTTTAGTTGGTACAAGCAATAAAAAAAGAATTGAAGGAGTTACCGCGATTGATCCGGTTATTATTAGAAAAATTCCTGGAGCAAATGCTGGAGTAGAAAACATTATTAAAACTTTACCCGGAGTTTATTCTAATAACGAATTAAGTACATCTTATGCTGTTAGAGGTGGTAACTACGATGAAAATTTAGTTTATGTTAATGAAATTGAAGTGTACCGTCCGTTTTTAATTCGTTCTGGTCAACAAGAAGGTTTGAGTTTTACCAATACAGACATGGTCGAAAATGTTGACTTTTCAGCAGGAGGATTTCAAGCTAAATATGGTGATAAAATGTCTTCGGTTTTAGATATCACCTATAGAACACCTAAAAAATTTAAAGCTGGTCTAGAAGCTAGTTTCCTTGGTGGAAGTTTAACATTCGAAGGTATTTCTAAAAATAATAAATGGAGTAATATTACAGGAATTCGTTATCGAGACAATAGTTTATTAGTCAATAGTCAAGATACGGAAACTAATTATCGTCCTCAATTTGCTGATATTCAAACTTTATTCAATTACAATGCTTCAACTAAATGGCAATGGAGTTTTTTAGGTAATATTTCTCAAAACAAGTATCATTATCAACCTTTAACTAGACAAACAAATTTTGGTACAATTAATGAGCCTATAGCGTTATTAGTATATTACGAAGGCCAAGAAAAAGACGAATATTTAACACTTTTTGGAGCTGTAAAATCGGTTTATCAATACAATGATAAAAATAAACTGAAATTTTTCGTTTCTACTTACCATACACAAGAACAAGAATATTATGACATTTTAGCACAATATAGATTAGGCGAAGTAGATGCAAATATTGGTTCAGAAACTTTTGGTGATGTTATTTACACTCGTGGTGTGGGTGGCCAATTAACTCATGCTCGTAACGATTTAGACGCTTTAATAGTAAATGTTGAAACTAAAGGGTTTCATGAATTAAACGAAAAATCTCAAATTGAATGGGGAATAAAATACACCCGAGAAGATATTAGAGATAGAATTGTAGAATGGGAAGTAATAGACTCTGCCGGATTCTCGCTACCAGCTCCTATTTTAGAGTATCAAAACGACCAACCTTATAATTCTTATAATGGTCCGCTTGCTCCTTATCACAATATTAGAGCTACAAATTTTACAAAAATCGACAGAATTTCAGGTTATGCGCAATGGAATAGAAGAGGAAATATTGGAGCACATCAATATTGGTTAAATGCAGGTGTTAGAGCGCATAACTGGCAAGTAGAATCGGAAGAAGGAAAAGGGAAATCTCAAATTACTTTTTCACCTAGAGCACAATTTGCTTTCAAACCAAATTGGAAAAAAGATATGCTATTCCGCCTTTCGAGTGGTTTATATCATCAACCTCCATTTTACCGAGAACTTCGTGATGCCGATGGAATGGTTCAACCTAATGTTAAAGCACAACAATCTTTTCATGTTGTGTTGAGCAATGACTATAGTTTTAAAATGTGGAATCGTCCATTTAAATTAGTAAGTGAAGCTTATTATAAAAGTATGACTAATGTAAATACGTACACTATAGACAATGTTCGTATTCGCTACAAAGCCGATAATAATGCAGAAGCTTATGCTTATGGTTTTGACGCTCGATTAAATGGAGAATTTGTTCCAGGAACAGAATCGTGGTTTAGTTTTGGTTACTTAAAAACTGAAGAAAATTATGATAACAAAGGATATATAGCTCGTCCTACGGATCAAAGGTTAAAATTTGGATTATTGTTCCAAGATTATATGCCAAATATTCCGAATGTAAAAATCAATCTTAATTTAGTATACAATACAGGTTTACCCGGTGGTTCTCCATCTTATGCAGATCCTTATGACTATCAATTTCGTCTAAAAGATTACACAAGAGCCGATGTAGGTTTCTTGTATGCTTTTAAAGATGAAACTATAAAATCAGATAAAAAATGGTTGCGCCGTTTTAACGAACTTTCATTAGGTTTAGAAATTTTCAATTTGTTTAATAATCAAAATGCAATTACAAATACTTGGGTTCGCGATGTATATACTAAATCGCAATATGGAATTCCAAACTACATGACTACTCGTGTTTTTAACTTGAAGTTGGTAGCTCGTTTGTAA
- a CDS encoding M23 family metallopeptidase, producing MKKFIAFLFLSTIGYSQNDYPKDFISPLNIPLDVSGSFGELRSNHFHSGLDLKTQKKEGLDVLAVADGYISRIKISSFGYGKAIYITHPNGYTTVYGHLQKGNGLIEDYIKKKQYEKKSFEIELFPTPSELPVKQGDVIALSGNSGGSGGPHLHFEFRETKSEKIVNPLQFGYNKLAVDNHNPELYGIMAFPIDSTVVNKSQLPIPISFSKQADGTYKASKVIANGKVGFAINANDKCTNPYNKNGLYKVNAYLNGVLYFQYEFDKFAFDESRYINNFIDYFTYKSKGQRFQKLFFETSYPLSVIKNNKNNGIINTQPKASYTLRVEMFDFQGHQVNILIPIEYGTSEVAIKKEVNTSPYFLKSKIENNYSKENISVFIPENTFYDDFRLNFDVKDNVLYLHNDKVPAHKNFTITYSNVEGLSEEQLKKTFIASVDGVKLDYNKTTRKGNSLSARVRELGVFKLAQDTIAPRIYNVNFVEGKNIIKQNTISVSISDNMSGIDTYNAYLNGEWILMEYDYKTSKLVHQLADGKYKEGRNDFKIIVTDDLQNSTTFESYFFMNP from the coding sequence ATCTACCATTGGATATTCTCAAAACGATTATCCTAAAGATTTTATTTCTCCTTTAAACATTCCGCTAGATGTTTCAGGTTCTTTTGGCGAATTAAGAAGTAATCACTTTCATTCTGGTTTAGATCTAAAAACTCAAAAGAAAGAAGGTTTAGATGTCTTAGCCGTTGCTGATGGTTATATTTCTAGAATTAAGATTTCTTCTTTTGGTTACGGAAAAGCTATTTATATTACCCATCCAAATGGATATACTACTGTTTATGGTCATTTACAAAAAGGAAATGGTTTAATTGAAGATTACATAAAAAAGAAACAATACGAAAAGAAATCATTCGAAATCGAACTCTTCCCTACTCCATCTGAATTACCAGTTAAACAAGGCGATGTTATTGCATTAAGCGGAAATTCTGGAGGAAGTGGCGGACCGCATTTACATTTTGAATTTAGAGAAACCAAATCGGAAAAAATTGTAAATCCGCTGCAATTTGGTTACAATAAACTTGCGGTCGACAATCATAATCCAGAATTATATGGCATTATGGCTTTTCCTATTGATAGTACAGTTGTAAATAAATCGCAATTACCTATTCCCATTTCATTTTCTAAACAAGCTGATGGCACTTACAAAGCTTCAAAAGTAATTGCAAATGGCAAAGTTGGTTTTGCTATAAATGCCAATGATAAATGTACCAATCCTTACAATAAAAACGGACTTTATAAAGTAAATGCTTATTTAAACGGAGTACTGTATTTTCAATATGAGTTTGATAAGTTCGCATTTGATGAATCGCGCTACATAAATAATTTCATTGATTATTTTACTTACAAATCGAAAGGGCAACGTTTTCAAAAGCTATTTTTTGAAACAAGTTATCCACTTTCTGTAATAAAAAACAATAAAAACAATGGAATAATTAATACACAACCAAAAGCAAGTTATACGTTAAGAGTAGAAATGTTCGATTTTCAAGGACACCAAGTAAATATTTTAATTCCAATTGAATATGGAACTTCAGAAGTTGCCATAAAAAAAGAAGTCAATACTTCACCCTATTTTTTAAAATCTAAAATTGAGAATAATTATTCTAAAGAGAATATCTCGGTTTTTATTCCAGAAAATACTTTTTATGATGATTTTAGATTAAATTTTGATGTAAAAGACAATGTTTTGTATTTGCATAATGATAAAGTTCCTGCTCATAAAAATTTTACGATTACTTACAGTAATGTTGAAGGCTTAAGTGAAGAACAATTAAAGAAGACTTTCATAGCATCTGTTGATGGTGTAAAATTAGATTATAACAAAACAACAAGAAAGGGAAATTCACTTTCAGCAAGAGTAAGAGAACTTGGAGTTTTTAAATTAGCACAAGACACCATTGCGCCACGAATTTATAATGTAAACTTTGTGGAAGGCAAAAATATAATAAAACAAAATACAATTAGCGTTTCCATATCAGATAACATGTCGGGAATTGATACCTATAATGCTTATTTGAATGGCGAATGGATATTGATGGAATACGATTATAAAACCAGTAAATTAGTACATCAATTAGCTGATGGTAAATACAAAGAAGGAAGAAATGATTTTAAAATAATTGTAACTGATGATTTACAAAATTCAACTACCTTTGAGTCCTATTTTTTTATGAATCCTTAA